GAATATCTTGATGGCCCGATTGTCCGCATTGGGTCAATTGACACGCCAACACCTTATAGCCCCCCATTGGAAGATTTCTTTTTACCGAATGTTCCAAAAGTGGTGGCGGCAGCCCGAAAGCTGGCAGCTTACTAGGCAAAAGAAACAGGGCTGAGGGCTTGGGGCTGAGGGCTGAGGAACCAATAACTTTCGAAGAATCAGGCACCAGAACCCACGCACTCGCCCAGGCATTTTTTCACGTCTGTTTTCAATCATCGTTGTAGAAAGGTGAACCGCAATGAGTACTGATGTCGTGATGCCTCAGATGGGCGAATCCATCGCCGAAGGCACGATTGTGAAGTGGATTAAAAAGATCGGCGACAGCGTCGAGCGCGATGAACCAATTTTTGAAATTTCAACCGATAAAGTTGACGCTGAAATTCCATCCCCGGTGGCGGGTGTGCTGCTGGAAATCCTGGTGACCGAAGGCCAGACTGTGCCGATTAACACAGTTGTCGCTCGACTCGGTGATGCCTCTGAAGTTGGTGCCGCGGCACCCGCCGCGGCACCGGAACCGGCCCCAGCGGTGGAACCAGTGGCCGCTCCGGAACCAGCACCAGTTGTGATCGAAGCGCCGCCAGCTCCGGTCGTGGCTGAAGCGTCACCCGCTGCCCCGGTTGCTGAACCAGCCGAAGAGGAAGAAGATGTCGCCACCAGCGAAGAACAGCGCAAGGTGAAATCCTCACCGCTGGTTCGCAAAATTGCGCGTGAACACGGCGTTGATTTGACCCAGGTCACCGGCACCGGTTTGGGGGGGCGGGTGTCAAAAGAAGATATCCTGGCCTTTGTTGAGAGCCGGAAAGCTCCGGTTGCGGCACCTCCAGCCCCAGCCCCGGTTGTCGTGGCCCCGCCGCCACCCGTCATCGTGGCGCCGCCAGTTGTGGTGGCTCCGCCACCGCCGCCGCCCGCTCCAGCCGTCGTTTCTACCCCAACGGCTTATGGCGCCAGTGACCGGGTCGAAGTGGTGCCAATGTCACCGATGCGCAAGAAGATCGCCGAGCATATGATTCACAGCCGGCGGACTTCAGCCCACGTGCAGTCATTCTTTGAAGT
The window above is part of the Acidobacteriota bacterium genome. Proteins encoded here:
- a CDS encoding 2-oxo acid dehydrogenase subunit E2, producing MSTDVVMPQMGESIAEGTIVKWIKKIGDSVERDEPIFEISTDKVDAEIPSPVAGVLLEILVTEGQTVPINTVVARLGDASEVGAAAPAAAPEPAPAVEPVAAPEPAPVVIEAPPAPVVAEASPAAPVAEPAEEEEDVATSEEQRKVKSSPLVRKIAREHGVDLTQVTGTGLGGRVSKEDILAFVESRKAPVAAPPAPAPVVVAPPPPVIVAPPVVVAPPPPPPAPAVVSTPTAYGASDRVEVVPMSPMRKKIAEHMIHSRRTSAHVQSFFEVDMTNVVKMRERNKDKFEQRNGTKLTMTTFIVKAAVEGLKAFPIMNSSVDGDYIIYKKDINIGVAVALDWGLIVPVIKHAEEKNLLGIARTLNDLAHRARNKQLKPDEVAGGTFTITNPGIYGSLMGAPIINQPQVAIMGVGAINKRPVVINDDAIVIRSMAYFSISFDHRVIDGAVADQFMAHVKKTLESFQTTELE